From a region of the Fibrobacter sp. UWB2 genome:
- a CDS encoding ribonuclease domain-containing protein: MKTIKALFLATAACFLATACTTSAPADANTSNPTPGKNNSSSADIKSIYDAVEESGKYTTKDSVAAYLCKFDKLPSNYVSKAEGQKLYESKTGKIFEKWNFNPWTTIGVMIGGDKFNNYASNASNYHATLPEGAYHEADVEYSAKNRGTKRLVYQSDCVIYYTADHYETFSKLEIQ, encoded by the coding sequence ATGAAAACGATAAAAGCACTTTTTCTTGCAACTGCAGCCTGTTTTTTGGCAACCGCCTGCACTACGTCTGCACCTGCGGACGCAAACACAAGCAATCCTACTCCAGGAAAGAACAATTCTTCGAGCGCAGACATAAAGAGCATCTACGATGCTGTTGAAGAATCCGGCAAATACACCACTAAAGATTCCGTAGCCGCCTACTTGTGCAAGTTCGACAAGTTGCCCTCTAATTACGTCAGTAAAGCCGAAGGCCAAAAGCTTTACGAATCCAAGACCGGCAAGATCTTCGAAAAGTGGAATTTCAACCCGTGGACAACAATCGGTGTGATGATTGGTGGTGACAAATTCAACAATTACGCATCCAACGCAAGCAACTATCATGCAACATTGCCCGAAGGTGCATATCACGAAGCCGATGTTGAATATTCGGCGAAGAATCGCGGCACCAAACGTCTCGTCTATCAAAGCGATTGCGTTATTTACTACACCGCAGATCATTACGAAACCTTTAGCAAGCTAGAAATCCAATAA
- a CDS encoding phosphatase PAP2 family protein: MITLFKKSIFVLAICGATLCSFAADVKPYVNADALPNALNFYPAPPETTSVQFMYDISQYMWGKSMRADSARAALAIAQSTHNLEDMVKMFSEPFGMEVSATKTPAIMNAIERGIATLRQVGRVPKKHYKRRRPFDRFNEPTLVPKDEETLRKNGSYPSGHTILAWSMAMILVEINPAAQDALLKYAYEWGQSRVIAGFHWQSDVDASKILVSAAFASLHNNEAFLADMKKARAEFKKLSAKKK, encoded by the coding sequence ATGATCACACTTTTCAAAAAATCCATTTTCGTTTTAGCCATTTGCGGAGCTACCCTTTGCAGTTTCGCAGCCGATGTCAAACCGTACGTCAATGCAGACGCGCTCCCGAACGCGCTCAACTTCTACCCTGCACCGCCCGAAACAACATCTGTGCAATTCATGTATGACATTTCGCAATATATGTGGGGTAAGTCCATGCGCGCAGACTCCGCACGCGCCGCGCTCGCTATTGCCCAATCGACGCACAATCTAGAAGATATGGTCAAGATGTTCAGCGAACCATTCGGCATGGAAGTTTCAGCAACGAAAACACCCGCCATCATGAACGCCATTGAACGCGGAATCGCAACACTGCGCCAGGTGGGCAGAGTTCCCAAAAAACATTACAAGAGGCGTCGTCCATTTGACCGTTTCAACGAACCAACGCTCGTCCCCAAAGACGAAGAGACTTTGAGAAAGAACGGCTCATATCCGTCAGGGCATACAATTCTTGCATGGTCCATGGCTATGATACTTGTGGAAATCAACCCGGCTGCGCAAGACGCCTTGCTGAAGTACGCCTACGAATGGGGGCAGAGCCGAGTCATCGCAGGGTTCCATTGGCAAAGCGATGTGGACGCTTCGAAGATTCTTGTGTCGGCCGCATTTGCGAGTCTGCACAATAACGAGGCATTCCTCGCCGACATGAAAAAGGCCCGCGCCGAATTCAAGAAGTTATCTGCAAAGAAGAAATAA
- a CDS encoding glycoside hydrolase family 44 protein: MKFKQLLCGTAFAISATSALAAQNIIEIDDAHPGVVINKQNMMGADLAIWNPPTRYYDMTPALVDGGYTIFRFPNGSLSNDYHWNGAGKYDSTGLWTPSDTDWAPGFLGETIYRGTTKDNYGFIRRSHLADGDKSTMWWGEILDPKDPPWIVIEFPEKKDLDSIIVEWGNLRPKSFELSYWTDEYAEYPGVHQNLENKLKRWGTVKVTSGETKYKFPTTRARYVALRFKTTDLPSKGVQIREMKLYSGSDDLLAGNDYKFFAMSTRNGDKPRTDWTNIKWHFEEFMTYINKLPKLVNGQKAQAVICVNAGTGTSKEAAAWVRYANKVKKYNIKQWQIGNELDGEWEESGPLSARQYAARFIEYARAMKAVDPSIIMHGPLLSTHKMQQKGAGLMDGKYWMAEFLRIVGEAEKADGKRYLDVVDLHTYPYWAPNNLNAADMLKASLDVAHNADTLNAWMNKYLEGKRRVFLSEFSTSVQGSQIWMDYPQAAGMANIFAQYAVRFGDRFQALPWDAFGNVFEGPDHTWGTISMTALLKEGSWNRWASLEPTAEYFGVYMAFKRFLESGYAVVPVKSTTESVVPYAICKGNSCNVLLVNLTDTKQIVQVDRKSEKKKPNNARVEVDVFGAEQFKWIGDQRDAYPYPKMGPSGRRIEGKNRDIEVPPFGTVVVRMNPAQQANAPEVLAAALEKKVLVVGDTLDLFVTAVQEGGELAGAEVQIKKWDKNGPLTVQAKPDDSKWNSSIESFHLQIPLTEKVSIGNKEIKVTITGKNKKQASFNIPFRVRGAYRTTSVMQNFDNGLDNVSWFPVVNGDNATSMDAKVFNGNPPLGGYIRHDFIVEQPPNLGWPNYSGAYYNVPEEIKNSVGIVFDYATSHNNPQGYIELQIMSSQVEDYDEFMVRLKNTRGNWVRDTLIWENMKQEGWGKTIPQLDPTKIKNFAFRARYSGKGFINLDNIYLLGENGKEVPMPRGLRRLR; this comes from the coding sequence ATGAAATTCAAACAGCTTTTGTGCGGGACGGCATTCGCGATTTCTGCAACCTCCGCGCTTGCAGCACAGAACATCATCGAGATTGACGATGCGCATCCGGGCGTTGTCATCAACAAGCAAAACATGATGGGCGCGGATCTCGCCATCTGGAACCCGCCCACGCGTTATTACGACATGACACCCGCTCTCGTCGATGGCGGCTACACGATTTTCCGTTTCCCGAACGGGAGCTTGAGCAATGACTACCACTGGAACGGCGCCGGCAAATACGATAGCACCGGACTCTGGACGCCAAGCGACACAGACTGGGCTCCAGGATTCCTCGGAGAAACGATTTACCGTGGCACGACCAAAGACAACTACGGATTCATCCGTCGCAGCCACCTTGCCGATGGCGACAAGAGCACCATGTGGTGGGGCGAAATTCTCGATCCGAAAGACCCGCCCTGGATTGTCATTGAATTCCCTGAAAAGAAAGACCTCGATTCCATCATCGTCGAATGGGGTAATCTCCGTCCGAAGTCTTTTGAACTTTCGTACTGGACGGACGAATATGCCGAATACCCGGGCGTTCACCAGAATCTCGAAAACAAGTTAAAGAGATGGGGTACGGTCAAGGTCACTAGCGGCGAAACAAAATACAAGTTTCCGACAACGCGCGCACGCTATGTGGCACTCCGATTTAAGACGACCGACTTGCCGTCTAAAGGCGTGCAAATCCGAGAAATGAAGCTTTATAGCGGCTCTGACGATTTGCTCGCGGGGAACGATTACAAGTTCTTCGCGATGTCCACGCGCAACGGCGACAAGCCGCGCACCGACTGGACCAACATCAAATGGCATTTCGAAGAATTCATGACCTACATTAACAAGCTCCCAAAACTTGTCAATGGTCAAAAAGCTCAAGCCGTCATTTGCGTCAACGCAGGCACCGGAACATCTAAGGAAGCAGCCGCCTGGGTGCGCTACGCCAACAAAGTCAAAAAGTACAACATCAAGCAATGGCAAATCGGCAACGAACTTGATGGCGAATGGGAAGAATCCGGTCCACTTTCGGCAAGGCAATATGCCGCACGCTTTATCGAATACGCCCGCGCCATGAAAGCTGTTGACCCTAGCATCATCATGCACGGCCCACTTCTCAGCACGCACAAGATGCAGCAAAAAGGCGCAGGTCTCATGGATGGCAAATACTGGATGGCAGAATTTTTGCGCATCGTCGGTGAAGCCGAAAAGGCCGATGGCAAGCGCTATCTCGATGTTGTCGACTTGCACACTTATCCGTACTGGGCACCGAACAACTTGAATGCCGCAGACATGCTCAAGGCAAGCCTCGATGTCGCTCACAACGCCGACACGCTCAACGCCTGGATGAACAAGTATCTCGAAGGCAAGCGCCGCGTATTCCTCTCGGAATTCAGCACCTCCGTACAAGGCTCTCAAATCTGGATGGACTACCCGCAAGCCGCTGGTATGGCAAATATTTTCGCACAATACGCCGTCCGCTTCGGCGACCGTTTCCAAGCACTCCCGTGGGATGCATTCGGCAACGTGTTTGAAGGTCCAGACCACACTTGGGGTACTATCAGCATGACCGCGCTTTTGAAAGAAGGTTCCTGGAACCGTTGGGCAAGCCTTGAACCTACTGCAGAATACTTCGGCGTCTACATGGCATTCAAGCGATTCCTCGAAAGCGGTTACGCCGTCGTTCCCGTCAAGAGCACTACAGAATCAGTCGTGCCTTACGCTATTTGCAAAGGCAACAGCTGCAACGTACTTCTCGTGAACCTCACCGACACCAAGCAAATTGTGCAGGTTGACCGCAAGAGCGAAAAGAAAAAGCCGAACAACGCACGCGTAGAAGTTGACGTGTTTGGTGCAGAACAATTCAAGTGGATTGGCGACCAGCGCGACGCTTACCCGTACCCGAAAATGGGGCCGAGCGGCCGCCGCATCGAAGGCAAGAATCGCGATATCGAAGTGCCGCCGTTTGGAACTGTCGTTGTCCGCATGAACCCGGCTCAGCAAGCTAACGCTCCCGAAGTTCTCGCCGCAGCACTCGAAAAGAAAGTCCTTGTCGTAGGCGATACGCTTGATCTCTTTGTGACCGCCGTGCAAGAAGGCGGCGAACTCGCCGGTGCAGAAGTTCAAATTAAGAAATGGGACAAGAATGGTCCGCTCACAGTTCAGGCAAAACCGGATGACAGCAAATGGAATTCTTCTATCGAAAGTTTCCACTTGCAAATTCCGCTCACCGAAAAAGTCTCGATCGGTAATAAGGAAATTAAAGTCACCATCACAGGCAAGAACAAAAAGCAGGCGTCGTTCAACATTCCGTTCCGCGTCCGTGGCGCATACCGCACCACAAGCGTGATGCAGAACTTCGACAACGGTTTAGACAACGTATCGTGGTTCCCGGTCGTGAATGGCGACAACGCGACATCAATGGATGCCAAGGTCTTTAACGGCAACCCGCCTCTCGGTGGCTACATCCGCCACGACTTCATCGTCGAGCAACCGCCTAATCTCGGTTGGCCGAACTACTCCGGAGCCTACTACAACGTGCCGGAAGAAATCAAAAATTCCGTCGGTATCGTTTTCGATTACGCCACATCGCACAACAATCCGCAGGGCTACATCGAACTGCAAATCATGTCGAGCCAGGTCGAAGACTATGACGAATTCATGGTACGCCTCAAGAACACTCGCGGCAACTGGGTTCGCGACACGCTCATCTGGGAAAACATGAAGCAGGAAGGTTGGGGCAAGACGATTCCGCAGCTCGACCCGACCAAGATCAAGAACTTCGCATTCCGCGCTCGCTACAGCGGCAAGGGATTCATCAACCTCGACAACATCTACTTGCTTGGAGAAAACGGTAAGGAAGTCCCGATGCCAAGAGGCCTGCGCAGATTGCGATAA
- a CDS encoding acyltransferase, protein MGFAILWIMLFHLRVPTDIDIIDFFRSVGYGGVDIFLFLSGFGLYYSLSRKNFDLKKYYKSRFFRILPEFWIVIGVVFLAQMDFSTRAIYQLICKATTLGYWIGYRDESWFISCIVFLYAIFPVYFKLFKKYGYKASFYFIGAGLSLMLIYALTCILCYNNKNYGGFIILTYARLPIFFIGAIFGHWAKDGCNIRLTKKLKTIGLTAAFIATIILFLFQTYFFYALQTCSLAYLPYIIITPVLCLLLAKFFDKYKTIDKIFTIFGLMSLELYLCHIFIYKLFFDFIDFLDKDSSNILTMLISFFAAYLLYIVNKKVLSRRTNIRIRP, encoded by the coding sequence ATGGGCTTTGCCATATTGTGGATTATGCTGTTTCATTTACGCGTTCCAACAGATATCGACATCATAGATTTTTTCAGGTCCGTCGGTTATGGAGGCGTAGACATTTTCTTATTCTTGTCCGGTTTCGGACTTTACTATTCCCTTTCAAGAAAAAACTTCGATTTAAAGAAATATTATAAGAGCCGTTTTTTCCGTATTCTTCCAGAATTTTGGATTGTGATTGGCGTTGTCTTTTTGGCGCAAATGGATTTTAGCACTAGGGCCATTTACCAATTGATATGCAAGGCAACGACACTGGGCTATTGGATTGGGTATCGTGACGAATCGTGGTTTATTTCTTGCATAGTGTTCCTATACGCAATATTCCCTGTTTACTTCAAGCTATTCAAAAAATACGGGTATAAAGCATCGTTCTATTTTATCGGAGCGGGGCTTTCTTTAATGCTAATCTACGCATTAACTTGTATTCTTTGCTATAACAACAAGAACTACGGGGGATTCATTATATTGACTTATGCAAGGCTCCCGATATTTTTCATAGGCGCAATTTTTGGGCATTGGGCAAAAGACGGATGCAATATCAGACTCACCAAAAAGCTAAAAACAATTGGATTGACGGCCGCGTTTATCGCCACCATTATTTTATTTCTATTCCAGACCTATTTTTTCTACGCCTTGCAAACTTGTTCCCTCGCCTATCTCCCCTACATTATCATAACTCCTGTTCTGTGTTTACTTCTTGCAAAATTTTTTGACAAATATAAAACCATTGATAAGATTTTTACCATCTTCGGGCTCATGTCATTAGAATTGTATTTGTGCCACATATTTATATACAAATTATTCTTTGATTTCATAGACTTTCTTGATAAAGATTCTTCGAACATTTTGACCATGCTAATTTCATTTTTTGCGGCATACCTCTTGTACATCGTCAATAAAAAAGTCCTGTCAAGAAGAACAAACATTAGAATCAGGCCTTAA